Part of the Flavobacterium sp. KS-LB2 genome is shown below.
TCGGTAGATAAACACACCAGAGATTTATTGGCTGGAGCCAAAGAAGATGATTTATACCTGAGTCATATTTCTCCGTTGGGAATTCCTTTCAATACGTTACGAGGAACGACGAATGAAAAATTGAAATTGAAACGAATTGAGGAAAGCAAAGCGGGAAGTTCATGTCCAAAACGATTTTTGGCGCTAAGCAAAGAATACGATGCGAAAGGAATTTGTACCTCTTCCAAAAAATTTCAAGATTTAAAACTGGAAGAATTACTGCTTCAAAAAGATATTTTAACTGCTGAAGTTTTCGAAAAAAAGAAAAACAGTATTACGGAGAAAGCCTGCCTTTGTGTCGGTTTAGCGAATGCTTCGTATCTTGAAAATGACATTAAGATAAAAGGACAGGCGCAAGGCGTAATCATTTGTCCAGGACCTAATATGGCATATTTTGATCAAGAAGTTTCACTCTCTAAAATGGTGCAGCATATTTATGGAAACGCGTCGGTATTGTCGGTCACAAATCGACCAAATCTATTTGTCAAAGAGTTAAAAATGTATTTGGATTATCTGAAAAATGAAATTTCAGCGGTTACTGAAGAAATAACGTTGGGACAAATCAAAAAATGGAATTCGTTCAAAAATAATTTGCTTATAGGAATCGGATATTATGAGGATTTATTCGCAGCAACTCCTTTTTTCGAAAGCACCAAAAATGAGATTTTCAGTCAGTTTAATTCGTATAAACTGGAATTAAACGAGATTGAAATCCCCGAATTAAAATTGGCGTAAAGCATTCAAGTATTTGGTTTTGAATAGAGTGATTTTATTTATGATTATTCTATTCAAAACTATTTTTTATCAAACAATCATTTAGTAATTTTGCACGGTGAAAAAAATCATATTTATAATTGTATTGATCATGCTTATAAAGCCAGTTCTTCCGGTTTTAGAGTATGTCGTGAATTATGAATACATTTCAAAAGTACTTTGTATCAATAAGGACAAACCTAAAATGCAATGTAACGGAAAATGTCATTTGATGAAAGAATTAGCCAAAGCTTCTGAGGCTGAAAAGCCACTTTCTTCCGATAAAAAAGGAAATGCTCCTATACTTGATGTGATCATTTTTGAGGAAATTAAATCTTTCGAAATTGCAGCAGTTTTTTTTGATACCAAAGAAAAAATGAACCCGCATTATTCTAATTTATACTTTCATTTGAATAGTGCTTCTGTTTTTCACCCACCCACTTTCATTTCATAAATTTTTAAGCATGTAGTATGCTTGATTTCTTCTGTTCTAAACAACAGATGAACATTTGTTTGCTTTTTTTGGAAATAATAATCCAAAAATGGCATGCGAAATAGTACTTATATTCAAAATAAAAACTTTAAGAAATGAAATTTCAATTAAAAAATATACTAGCTGTAATGGCTATCTCAGTTACCTTGTTTTCTTGCTCTAATGACGATGATAATGAAATGATTACCGGAAACGGAAATCTAAAATTAGAATTTGACAACGTGTATAAATCGGCTAATTTTGCTTTTAATACGAACTACACCAATTCGAATGCTGAGGTTGTAGCGGTTTCAAAAGTGAAGTACATCGTGAGTAATATTGTCTTGACAAAAGAGGATGGAACTACCTTTACGTACCCAAAAAGTCAAAGCTATTTTATTGTAGACGAAGCTACGCCTGCAACATTAGTATTGAATCTTTCAAACATTCCTGCTGGAAATTACACTAAAGTAAAATACGGAATTGGAGTCGATAAAACCCAGTGGGAAGCAGGAGCAACGGGTCAAGGAGATTTCTTGGCAACAGCCCAAACTGCCGGAATGATGTGGTCTTGGAGTGCAGGTTATAAGTTTGTGGCTTTCGAAGGTACTTTTACAGCTCCTACGGTAACAACGGCAAAAGAATTTATGGTGCATACCGGACAAACCGGAACCGATTATAATTACACGGAAGTTACTTTGAGTTTTCCTGAAAATGCGTTGGTAAGAACCACAATTACGCCTCAGGTACACATTATGACTGATTTATC
Proteins encoded:
- a CDS encoding MbnP family protein; this translates as MKFQLKNILAVMAISVTLFSCSNDDDNEMITGNGNLKLEFDNVYKSANFAFNTNYTNSNAEVVAVSKVKYIVSNIVLTKEDGTTFTYPKSQSYFIVDEATPATLVLNLSNIPAGNYTKVKYGIGVDKTQWEAGATGQGDFLATAQTAGMMWSWSAGYKFVAFEGTFTAPTVTTAKEFMVHTGQTGTDYNYTEVTLSFPENALVRTTITPQVHIMTDLSQVIDGANKINLTEAATVMGGAKLALVTANVSSMFKIDHVHND